TTGGGGGACTTTTGGGACAATTTTGGCAGAAGTTTCGGGTGATTTTTATCAAACCCCGGGGGAATTCTGGGTAATTTTCCctcggggtttttgggggggggggggtcccgggggggggggtgggggaggggcctGACCCATGAGGCGGGGGCGGGGCAGCTCCAGCTTCGCCATCAGCGCCACGAAGTCGTCGGCGCTCAGCGTCAGGCGGGGGGTTGTGCCGCCGCTCCTCCCCCACCGTGGACATGGTGTGGcctgggggggaggggcggggtcAGCGACCCCTGGGTGACCCCCGGGTGACCCccgagtgaccctgagtgacccccATGCTTCTCCCCTCCCCCATTGttttcccctcccccccctCCTTGGCCACACCCCCTTTCCCTCCCAGtcctgcccctcccccaccccgtGCGCCCCTCCCCCCCCTTTCATCATCCtgcttttcccccctccccccacccctttcccgctccccctcctcccccactGCCCCTCCCCCATCCCATGTGCCCCTCCCCCACTCCGGTAGTTGTGTCCCGGGTACACGCGGCCCCTCCCCCGTTACCCAACCCCCTCCCCCATCCCATGTGCTCCTCCCGcatcccctcccccaccctttagcccctccctcccccattacctcagcccctcccccaccccagtATCCGGTCCACTCTGCACCCCTCGGGCAGCcccaattgcccctcccccacccctttCCCTTTACCCCTCCCCCATTACCCCAATCCCCCTCCCCCCCTCCATTAACCCCTCCCCCATTCCCTTAGCCCCTCCCCCATCACCCCGGTAGTCGTGTCCCGGGTGCACCCGGCCCCTCCCCCATCCCCTTTAACCCCTCCCCCATTCCCTTTAACCCCTCCCCCATCCCCTTTTAACCCCTCCCCCATCCCTTTAACCCCTCCCCCATTCCCTTTAACCCCTCCCCCATTACCCCAGCCCCTCCCCCGCCCCGTGGCCCCTCCCCCATCACCCCGGTAGTCGTGTCCCGGGTACACGCGGCACTCCTCGGGCAGGGTGAAGAGCCGCTCGTGCACGGAGCGGTGCAGGGTGCGCGCGCAGCCTGGGGGAGGGGCCACGCGGGGGGGTTACCATGGCGACCGGGACGCGGCGGTCACCATGGCAACCCCAAACATGGCGGCCGGGGGCGTTACCATGGCAACCCCAAACATGGCGGCCGGGGGCGTTACCATGGCAacggggagggggagggaagggagagagaGCGGGgactcccagtccctcccagtaactcccagtccctcccagtccctcccagtacactcccagtccctcccagttcactcccagttcactcccagtccctcccagttcactccagtaactcccagtccctcccagttcactcccagttcactcccagtccctccagttcagcccagtgcctccagtaactcccagtccctcccagttcactcccagtccctcccagttcagcccagtgcctcccagtaactcccagtccctcccagttcactcccagtccctcccagttcagcccagtgcctcccagtaactcccagtccctcccagttcattcccagtccctcccagttcagcccagtgcctcccagtaactcccagtccctcccagttcactcccagtccctcccagttcagcccagtgcctcccagtaactcccagtccctcccagttcactcccagtccctcccagttcagcccagtgcctcccagtaactcccagtccctcccagttcactcccagtccctccagttcagcccagtgcctcccagtaactcccagtccctcccagttcattcccagtccctcccagttcagcccagtgcctcccagtaactcccagtccctcccagttcactcccagtccctcccagttcagcccagtgcctcccagtaactcccagtccctcccagttcactcccagtccctcccagttcagcccagtgcctccagtaactcccagtccctcccagttcactcccagtccctcccagttcagcccagtgcctcccagtaactcccagtccctcccagttcactcccagtccctcccagttcagcccagtgcctcccagtaactcccagtccctcccagttcattcccagtccctccagttcagcccagtgcctcccagtaactcccagtccctcccagttcactcccagtccctcccagttcagcccagtgcctcccagtaactcccagtccctcccagttcactcccagtccctcccagttcagcccagtgcctcccagtaactcccagtccctcccagttcactcccagtaactcccagttcagcccagtgcctcccagttcactcccagttcactcccagttcattcccagtccctcccagtaactcccagttcactcccagtccctcccagtccctcccagtaactcccagtccctcccagtccctcccagttcactcccagttcactcccagtccctcccagttcactcccagtccctcccagttcagcccagtgcccatccagtccctcccagttcattcccagttcatcccagttcactcccagtccatcccagtgactcccagtaaatcccagttcagcccagctcatccccagttcactcccagtgaCTCCCAGATCATCCCCAGTAaatcccagttcagcccagttcaTTCCAGTaaatcccagttcatcccagtaaatcccagtgccctcccactTCATTCCCAGTTTGCCCctccagtccatcccagttcccctcccagtacaaaccagtaaccccaaatcCCTTACCTTTAACCCTTTCCaaacccctcccagtccatcccagtttatcccagtataaaccagtaaccccaaatcCACATTTAACCCCTTCCAaacccctcccagtgccccaataatgatcccaaatcccctcccagtacaaaccagtacaaaccagtaaccccaaatcCACATTTAACCCCTTCCAAacccctcccagtacaaaccagtaaccccaaatccccatttaaCCCCTTCCAAACCCCTCCCAATGCCCAATAACGaccccagtcccctcccagtatagaccagtatgtcccagtacatcccagtacCCTGCTGGAAGTCGGTGCGGCCGCAGCCCCGCACCAGCAGCGCGTCCCCGGtgcctcccagtacaaaccagtacaaaccagtaacccaaATCCCCCTTTAACCCCTTCCAAACCcttcccagtataaaccagtacaaaccagtaaccccaaatccccccttaACCCtttccaaatccccccaaacccctcccagtcCGCTCCTAAccctttccctgtccctcccagtataaaccagacCCTCCCAAagcccctcccagtacaaaccagtacaaaccagtacaaaccagtaaccccaaatccccctttaACCCCTTCCAAacccctcccagtacaaaccagtaaccccaaatccccctttaACCCCTTCCAACCcttcccagtataaaccagtacaaaccagtaaccccaaatccccatttaaCCCTttccaaacccccccaaacccctcccaatGCCCCAATAATGACCCCAAccccctcccagtataaaccagtgctcccagtacctGCTGGAAGTCGGTGCGGCCGCAGCCCCGCACCAGCAGCGCGTCCCCGGTGAAGGCCATGGAGGCGTCGTCGAGCACGAAGGTGACGCAGCCCGGGGTGTGCCGGGGGTGGGCACCACGCGCAGCGCCTGCGGAAACACCCGGAATAACCAAAAACCCAAAGTCCCAAAAATCCCGCCCGaaataacccaaaataacccaaaataagcaaaatcccgcccaaaataacccaaaataacccaaaatcccaaaaatcccgcccaaaataacccaaaataaccaaaaatccccaaaatccggcccaaaataacccaaaataacccaaaataacccaaaatcccgcccaaaatcccccccaaaaatcccgcccaaaataacccaaaataacaaaaaaactcaaaaataccaaaaaatccCGCCTGAAatgacccaaaatcccaaaaaatctcaCCCAAAATAactcaaaatcccccaaaaaatcccgcccaaaataacccaaaatcccccaaaaattcccggcccaaaataacccaaaatcccaaaaaatcccactcaAAATAAACCAACAtgaccaaaaatcccaaaaatcccgaccaaaataacccaaaatcccaaaaaaatcccactcaaaataacccaaaataacacaaaatccaaaaatacccaaaaaaatcccacccaaaatcccccccaaaaaatcccgcccaaaataccccaaaatcccaaaatcccaaaaaatcccgcTCAAAAAAGGGTCAGGGagccaaaaaatcccaaaaccccccaaaaaaccaaaaatcccgcccaaaataacccaaaaaatGGGTCAGggaacccaaaaaacccaaaaaaaaccccacccaagaacccaaaaaaatctcacccaaaataacccaaaatcccccaaaaaatgggTCAGGGAcactaaaaacccaaaaaaacccaaaacccaaaaatcccaaaaaaatgtcacccaaaataaccaaaatcccccaaaaaatcccacccaaaataacccaaaatcccccaaaaaatcccgcccaaaataacccaaaatcccccaaaaaatcccacccaaaataacccaaaatcccccaaaatcccccaaaaaatcccgcCCAAAATTAACCCAAAGTCCCAAAAATCCCGCCcagaataacccaaaatcccaaaaatcccgcccaaaataacccaaaaaatgggtcagagacccccaaaaaccccaaaattcccaaagtcCCAAAAAATCCcgcccaaaataccccaaaaaggAGTCAGggaaccaaaaaaacccaaaaaaaaggaaaacccagaaatcccaaaaaatcccgcCCAGAAATGGGTCAgagacccccaaaaaacccaaaaaaatccccaaaacaacaaaaatcccacACAGAAATGGGTCAGGGGGACCCCGGAAACACccgaaataacaaaaaaaaacccgaaGTCCAAGAAATCCTGCCCAAAAATACccgaaataacaaaaaaaaaccccaaaaatcccgtccaaaataacccaaaataacccgaaataaccaaaacaaaccccaaaaatcccgcccaaaataacccaaaataaccccaaaaaatcccgcccaaaatatcccaaaatcccaaaaatcccgcccagaataacccaaaatcccaaaaatcccgcccagaataacccaaaataaccccaaaaaatcccgcCCAgaataaccccaaaatcccaaaaatcccgcccgaaataacccaaaatccccccaaaaatcccgcccaaaataacccaaaaaaatGGGTCAGGGACactaaaaacccaaaattcccaaaatcccaaagatCCCGCCCAGAATAACCCCAACAAATGGgtcagggacaccccaaaaacacaaagaaacccaaaacatcccaaaaatcccacccgaaataacccaaaatcccaaaaaatcccgcccaaaatgacccaaaattccaaaaatcccgcccaaaatgacccaaaataaccaaaaatcccactcaaaataacccaaaataaccaaaaatcccaaaaatcccgcccaaaataacccaaaatcccccaaaaaatcccgcCCAAAGTAACCCAAAAAATGGgtcagggaccccccaaaagccccaaaaacccaaaacccaaaaatccaaaaaatctCTCCcagaataacccaaaatcccccaaaaaatgggTCAGGTtgccaaaaaaacaaaaaatccccaaaaccccagaaatgGGCCAGGGagcccccaaaaaaccccaaatctccaaaaaacccaaaaaccccacccaaaacccccccaaaatttgggtcggggacccccaaaatccccccaggccCCTCCCCCACCAAGGGGTTAAAAATTGAAGcccctccccctttcccccacAAGCCCCTCCCCCTTTCCCACAAGCCCCTCCCCCTTTCCCACAAGCCCCTCCCCCCACAAATTTCTCCCACGGGTGACCCAaacccgcccctcccccaccccaaacccgcccctccccccacaGTTATCGGGGTGGGGGATGGGTCAGGGGCGGGTGGGGGATGGGTAAATGAGGGTGGGGGATGGGTCAGGGTGGGGGATGGGCTCTCACAAaggccccaaatcccagctcagGCCCCTCCCCCAATCCCAGGTGTATCCCtattgggggggggggctggGTCAGTGAGGGTGGGGGATGggcaggggtgggtgggggaTGGTAAATGAGGGTCAGGGATGGTGGGGGATGGGCAGGGGTGGTTTCAGGTGGGGGAGGGTCTCTCACGAAAGCCCCGAAGCGCAGCTCAGGCCCCTCCCCCATGGTGggggatgggcagggcagggtgggggaTGGGTCAGTGAGGGTGGGGGATGGGTGAGGACCccagggtgggggaggggcgctCACGAAGGCCCGGAAGCGCAGCTCGTGCCCCTCCCCCAATCCCAGATTGTGTCCCTATAGGGGTgggggatgggcagggctgggtcagTGAGGGTGGGGGATGGGTAAATGAGGGTGGGGGAGGGGTGAGGACCccagggtgggggaggggcgctCACGAAGGCCCCGAAGCGCAGCTCGTGCCCCTCCCCCAATCCCAGATGTGTCCCTATAGGGGTGgggggatgggcagggctgggtcagTGAGGGTGGGGGATGGGTCAGtgagggtggggggaggggtgAGGACCCCAGGGTGGGGGGAGGGTCTCTCACGAAGGCCCCAAAGCGCAGCTCAGGCCCCTCCCCCCATGGTGggggatgggcagggcaggTTGGGGGATGGGTCAGTGAGGGTGGGGGATGGGTGAGGACCccagggtgggggaggggcgctCACGAAGGCCCCGAAGCGCAGCTCGTGCCCCTCCCCCAATCCCAGATGTGTCCCTATCGGGGTgggggatgggcagggctgggtcagTGAGGGTGGGGGATGGGTCAGGGATGATGGGGGAGGGGTGAGGACCccagggtgggggaggggcgctCACGAAGGCCCCGAAGCGCAGCTCGTCCCCCTCCCCCAGCCGGCGGTCGGCGCGGGCGCCGCTCTCCCTCCCGATGGCGCTCTGGCAGCCGAGGGCGCGGCCGCAGCGCCCCCGAGCCCGTCACGTGATCCGCGTGGCAGTGCGTGTTGGCTGCGGGCCGTGACGTCACGCGGTGACGTCATCACCGCCGTGACGTcgccgccccgcccccgcccgaGCAGGAAGTCCCGGTGCCGccgttttgggggatttgggggatttttttggtgatttcaagaatttttaaaggattttcgatgattttgggtgattttagtgatttttaagtgattttttggggtgatttggggtgatttggggtgatttttggtgatttggggtggttttcagtgattttgggtgatttttggtgatttggggtggttttcagtgattttgggtgatttttgttGACTTTGGTgatttt
This DNA window, taken from Passer domesticus isolate bPasDom1 unplaced genomic scaffold, bPasDom1.hap1 HAP1_SCAFFOLD_186, whole genome shotgun sequence, encodes the following:
- the ETHE1 gene encoding LOW QUALITY PROTEIN: persulfide dioxygenase ETHE1, mitochondrial (The sequence of the model RefSeq protein was modified relative to this genomic sequence to represent the inferred CDS: inserted 2 bases in 1 codon; deleted 1 base in 1 codon) — its product is MLLRPLRAVAAAVATERGLATAPRGEAGRLLLLRQLFEASSCTYTYLLADADTGDAVIIDPVLETVPRDLQLLRELGLTLRYAANTHCHADHVTGSGALRPXALGCQSAIGRESGARADRRLGEGDELRFGAFVSAARGAHPRHTPGCVTFVLDDASMAFTGDALLVRGCGRTDFQQGCARTLHRSVHERLFTLPEECRVYPGHDYRGHTMSTVGEERRHNPRLTLSADDFVALMAKLELPRPRLMGQAPPPPPPPGPPPPQKPRGKITQNSPGV